In Stieleria varia, one genomic interval encodes:
- a CDS encoding M16 family metallopeptidase, producing MPDFRHATLPNGLEIVAETDPRSYSAAFGYFVRAGSRNELDCQSGLSHFLEHMMFKGTDRRSAEDVNRELDELGGQSNAYTTEEQTVYYATVLPKFQDRIIDLLSDMMTPKLDASEFETERQVILEEIAKYEDQPPFGAFERAMEVHFGPRGLGRRVLGTNESIAAMSAARMRDYFNARYRPENIVLAASGNVDFDGLVATLEQKTASWGDRPAGEDLGSDDTKSLPEGISMDTVLPISDAAQGYLVRIAPGPASNDPDRYASRLLAAILGDEGGSRLFWDLIDTGRAEVATVWPQEFSDTGAWFTYLVCAPEDVQSNRRIIDETIAFLIDKGVGQDELKQVMNKASAAMIMQSERPSNRLFGLGSRWLTHREHIGFDESLERLRAVDAEAIVRAAKTYLAQTPTDIQAVAPLATS from the coding sequence ATGCCCGATTTTCGACACGCGACATTGCCCAACGGATTGGAAATCGTTGCCGAAACCGATCCTCGCAGCTACTCCGCAGCGTTCGGCTACTTCGTTCGCGCCGGTTCACGAAACGAGTTGGATTGCCAGTCGGGCTTGAGCCATTTCCTGGAACACATGATGTTCAAGGGAACGGATCGCCGCAGCGCCGAAGACGTCAATCGCGAACTCGACGAGCTCGGTGGGCAAAGCAACGCCTACACGACCGAAGAACAAACGGTTTACTACGCGACGGTGTTGCCGAAGTTTCAGGATCGCATCATCGATCTGCTCTCGGACATGATGACGCCCAAGCTCGATGCGTCCGAATTCGAGACCGAGCGTCAAGTGATCTTGGAGGAAATTGCAAAGTACGAAGACCAACCGCCCTTTGGCGCATTCGAACGGGCCATGGAGGTTCACTTCGGGCCCCGAGGTTTGGGTCGTCGCGTGTTGGGCACCAACGAATCCATCGCGGCCATGTCGGCGGCACGGATGAGAGATTATTTCAATGCCCGATATCGTCCCGAAAACATCGTGCTGGCGGCATCAGGCAATGTCGACTTTGACGGTCTGGTCGCAACGCTGGAACAAAAGACGGCCTCCTGGGGCGATCGACCCGCCGGTGAGGACCTCGGTAGCGACGATACCAAATCGCTACCCGAAGGAATTTCGATGGATACCGTTTTGCCCATCAGCGACGCCGCACAAGGCTACTTGGTCCGCATCGCACCGGGACCCGCCTCCAATGACCCAGACCGATACGCCAGCCGATTGCTGGCCGCAATCTTGGGCGACGAAGGTGGCAGTCGGCTGTTTTGGGATTTGATCGATACGGGGCGTGCCGAAGTCGCAACGGTTTGGCCGCAGGAGTTCAGTGACACCGGCGCATGGTTCACCTACCTCGTCTGTGCACCAGAAGACGTCCAGAGCAACCGTCGCATCATCGACGAAACCATCGCCTTTTTGATCGACAAAGGAGTCGGCCAGGACGAACTCAAACAAGTGATGAACAAGGCGTCCGCGGCGATGATCATGCAGAGCGAACGCCCAAGCAATCGGCTGTTCGGTTTGGGCAGCCGCTGGCTGACCCATCGCGAGCACATCGGGTTCGACGAATCACTTGAGCGACTGCGAGCCGTCGACGCCGAAGCCATCGTCCGCGCCGCGAAGACCTATCTTGCACAAACGCCCACCGACATCCAAGCCGTCGCGCCACTGGCAACGAGCTGA